One stretch of Phycisphaerae bacterium DNA includes these proteins:
- a CDS encoding ABC transporter ATP-binding protein, which translates to MARSPLLVARDLHKTYTLGRSTLAVLRGASLQAREGEFLVVMGASGSGKSTLLHVLGGLDEPDRGEVEFKGRLVFAGSTNRESYRNRDVGFVFQFYHLLPELNVLENVLAPWLVRYSGWNWWKHRGEARRAATELLDRVGLSERLKHRPRELSGGERQRVAIARALVNRPALLLADEPTGNLDARIGAEILDLLGEFNAAGQTIIMVTHDANVAARAHRRLVLADGMIGLDIRESPARTIPTPEDVKA; encoded by the coding sequence ATGGCCAGATCGCCACTGCTCGTCGCCCGCGACCTCCACAAGACGTACACGCTGGGCCGATCGACCCTGGCCGTGCTCCGCGGAGCTTCGCTTCAGGCACGCGAGGGCGAGTTCCTGGTCGTCATGGGCGCCAGTGGTTCGGGCAAGAGCACCCTGCTGCACGTGCTCGGCGGGCTCGACGAGCCCGATCGCGGCGAGGTGGAATTCAAGGGCCGCCTCGTGTTCGCCGGCAGCACCAACCGCGAGTCCTACCGCAATCGCGATGTGGGCTTCGTCTTCCAGTTCTATCACCTGCTTCCGGAACTGAACGTCCTGGAGAACGTGCTCGCCCCGTGGCTGGTGCGCTACTCGGGCTGGAACTGGTGGAAGCATCGCGGCGAGGCGCGCCGCGCCGCCACCGAACTGCTCGACCGCGTCGGACTGAGCGAACGTCTCAAGCACCGCCCCCGGGAACTCTCCGGCGGCGAGCGGCAGCGCGTAGCCATCGCCCGGGCGCTGGTGAACCGCCCGGCGCTGCTCCTGGCCGACGAACCCACCGGCAACCTCGACGCCCGCATCGGGGCCGAGATTCTCGACCTCCTCGGCGAGTTCAACGCCGCCGGCCAGACCATCATCATGGTGACCCACGACGCCAACGTCGCCGCCCGGGCCCACCGCCGACTGGTCCTCGCCGACGGCATGATCGGCCTGGATATTCGCGAATCACCCGCCCGGACGATTCCAACGCCGGAGGATGTGAAGGCGTAG
- a CDS encoding response regulator has product MSRLVILCVEDEPEVRMSLARDIAAFAPAFLIEETEDAAEAREVVQEVLGRGDRLALVLCDHLLPGERGVDFLVALKHDPQTRAARKVLVTGQAGLEDTIKAVNEAGLDYYVSKPWSKPQLEELVRSQLTEFVLRNVEDVLPYVAVLDGARLMEAVKNRGRVE; this is encoded by the coding sequence ATGAGCCGACTCGTGATTCTGTGCGTGGAGGATGAGCCGGAAGTTCGCATGTCGCTGGCCCGCGACATCGCCGCGTTTGCGCCGGCCTTCCTTATCGAGGAAACGGAAGATGCGGCGGAGGCGCGGGAAGTGGTGCAGGAGGTGCTCGGCCGCGGCGATCGGCTCGCGCTGGTGCTGTGTGACCACCTGCTCCCCGGCGAGCGCGGCGTGGATTTCCTCGTGGCGCTGAAACATGATCCGCAGACGCGGGCGGCCCGCAAGGTGTTGGTCACCGGGCAGGCGGGACTGGAGGACACGATCAAGGCCGTGAACGAGGCCGGATTGGATTACTACGTGTCCAAACCGTGGTCCAAGCCGCAATTGGAGGAGCTTGTCCGGTCGCAGCTCACGGAATTTGTGCTGCGGAATGTCGAAGATGTTCTGCCCTATGTCGCGGTGCTCGACGGCGCCCGGTTGATGGAGGCGGTGAAGAATCGGGGGCGGGTGGAATAA
- a CDS encoding ABC transporter permease → MYKWFLAWRYLHTKLVAVFGIAAVTLCVALVIVVLSVMGGFLDTIRDRSRGLHSEIVVENGILQGFPYYADFAEYVQRELPDTIRATSPVVYSYAIFRVPATSMTKPARVLGIRLDDYVKFNDFAAGLNYNHYYPGTTTLGPQKMPVAGEDERGVLSLPPEYVEANARWHGTEKDPKKLRQYERSPFELSFAPSVVAATDGERVFQLAPGAPGYTGEEKYGIIAGSDLLFDRRADGNFDRYLAKGADIALTVVPLTPQGNLMGERPLNLPLRYADDSRTGIFEIDDMTVYVDFEMLQHRLAMDPQELIDGGQTKARANQLLIGLKEGVNLDAAASLIADAWAKFYAALPDDQLTGADRQALDFVTVYTWEDLQRPLIAAVEKEKVLVTFLFALISLVAIVLIGLIFYMIVEKKTRDIGILKAIGASPQGVATMFIIYAGAVGIAGAILGTLIGSVFVWNINDIQDMLAQLNPQLRVWSPEIYSFDRIPEVVKRADALWVASIAVLSSMVGALIPALLAGRVWPVAALRYE, encoded by the coding sequence ATGTACAAATGGTTTCTTGCCTGGCGTTATCTGCACACCAAGCTGGTGGCCGTGTTCGGCATCGCCGCCGTCACCCTCTGCGTGGCCCTGGTCATCGTCGTGCTCAGCGTCATGGGCGGCTTCCTGGACACCATCCGTGACCGTTCTCGGGGGCTCCACAGCGAAATCGTCGTCGAGAACGGCATCCTCCAGGGCTTCCCCTATTACGCCGACTTCGCCGAATACGTGCAGCGCGAACTCCCCGACACGATTCGGGCGACTTCGCCGGTCGTGTACAGCTACGCCATCTTCCGCGTACCGGCCACGTCCATGACCAAGCCCGCACGCGTCCTGGGCATCCGCCTCGACGATTACGTCAAGTTCAACGACTTCGCCGCCGGGCTGAACTACAACCACTACTATCCCGGCACCACGACGCTCGGGCCGCAGAAGATGCCCGTCGCCGGAGAGGACGAGCGCGGCGTGCTCAGCCTTCCGCCGGAATATGTTGAAGCCAACGCCCGCTGGCACGGTACCGAGAAGGATCCCAAGAAGCTCAGACAATACGAACGGTCGCCGTTCGAACTCTCATTCGCTCCCAGCGTCGTGGCCGCGACCGACGGCGAGCGTGTGTTTCAATTGGCACCCGGCGCCCCGGGGTACACCGGCGAGGAGAAATACGGCATCATCGCCGGCAGCGACCTGCTTTTCGATCGCCGCGCCGACGGCAACTTCGATCGCTACCTGGCCAAGGGCGCCGACATCGCCCTTACTGTCGTGCCGCTAACCCCCCAGGGCAATCTCATGGGGGAGCGCCCGCTGAACCTTCCCTTGCGCTACGCAGACGACTCCCGCACGGGCATCTTCGAGATCGACGACATGACCGTGTACGTCGACTTCGAGATGCTCCAGCATCGTCTGGCCATGGACCCCCAGGAGCTCATCGACGGCGGCCAGACCAAGGCCCGGGCGAACCAGCTCCTCATCGGTCTGAAGGAGGGCGTCAATCTGGACGCGGCCGCGTCCCTCATCGCCGATGCCTGGGCGAAGTTCTACGCCGCGCTGCCCGACGACCAACTCACCGGTGCCGATCGCCAGGCGCTGGACTTCGTTACCGTTTACACGTGGGAGGATCTCCAGCGGCCGCTCATCGCCGCCGTGGAGAAGGAAAAAGTCCTGGTGACGTTCCTGTTCGCCCTCATCAGCCTCGTGGCCATCGTGCTCATCGGGCTGATCTTCTACATGATCGTCGAGAAGAAGACGCGCGACATCGGCATTCTCAAGGCCATCGGCGCCTCACCGCAAGGCGTAGCCACGATGTTCATCATTTACGCCGGGGCGGTCGGCATCGCCGGTGCCATCCTCGGCACGCTCATCGGTTCCGTTTTCGTCTGGAACATCAACGACATTCAGGACATGCTCGCCCAGCTCAACCCCCAGCTTCGCGTGTGGAGTCCGGAGATTTATTCCTTCGATCGTATTCCCGAAGTCGTCAAGCGGGCCGACGCGCTCTGGGTCGCGTCCATCGCCGTCCTGTCGTCCATGGTCGGGGCGCTGATCCCGGCGCTGCTCGCCGGTCGCGTCTGGCCCGTGGCAGCGCTGCGTTACGAGTAG
- a CDS encoding DASS family sodium-coupled anion symporter, with protein MTTKQWVSIVAALAAFFAPFLFPTHDLSVEGQRVLSILLLAVVLWVTELVPLHATAAVVILLEILLISDHAVLKLTEGFSAPSYRSFYATLADPVLMLFLGGFFLAHGAERFTLDRNLARVLLRPFGTSPPMVLMGIVAITALMSMFMSNTATTATMMAVVLPVIARLPAGDPLRTGLILAVPVAANIGGIGTPIGTPPNAIALGALARAGIRIGFLQWMLLAVPLMIVLLLLAWAVIARRYRSREARLTLDIDCRFDRSRSAVLFYVVFACTVALWMTEELHGMSSSIVGFFPVVVLLSTAVFSAKDLQGMPWHVLWLVAGGIALGVGVGTTGLDKWLIGLVPWEGLSERVITAVLAIGALALGTLISHSATANLLVPLAMSMGAASTIEVRPMVGAVFVAVGSSLAMMLPISTPPNAIAVSTGTVKTKDLALVGAAVGIVGWLLLVLVMPFLWQALGVMSK; from the coding sequence ATGACCACGAAGCAATGGGTCAGCATCGTCGCCGCGCTGGCGGCGTTCTTCGCGCCATTCCTCTTTCCGACGCATGATCTCTCCGTCGAAGGGCAGCGCGTTCTTTCGATTCTCCTGCTCGCCGTCGTCCTCTGGGTGACGGAACTCGTTCCCCTGCACGCCACCGCAGCCGTGGTCATCCTGCTGGAGATTCTCCTGATCAGCGATCACGCGGTTCTCAAGCTCACCGAGGGCTTCTCCGCACCGTCCTATCGATCTTTTTACGCTACTCTCGCCGATCCGGTGCTGATGCTCTTTCTCGGCGGCTTCTTCCTGGCGCACGGGGCGGAGCGTTTCACCCTCGATCGCAACCTCGCCCGCGTGCTATTGCGGCCTTTCGGAACCTCGCCTCCGATGGTGCTCATGGGCATCGTGGCGATCACCGCGCTCATGTCCATGTTCATGAGCAACACGGCCACGACGGCGACGATGATGGCCGTGGTGCTTCCGGTGATTGCCCGGCTGCCGGCGGGGGATCCCCTGCGCACGGGACTGATTCTCGCGGTTCCGGTGGCGGCCAACATCGGCGGTATCGGCACGCCGATCGGAACGCCGCCGAATGCCATCGCGCTCGGTGCCCTTGCGCGAGCCGGTATCCGCATCGGGTTTCTGCAATGGATGCTCCTGGCCGTCCCGCTCATGATCGTCCTGCTGCTGCTGGCGTGGGCGGTGATCGCGCGGCGCTATCGCTCCCGCGAGGCGCGTTTGACGCTCGACATCGATTGCCGGTTTGATCGATCGCGGTCGGCTGTGCTGTTCTACGTGGTTTTCGCCTGCACGGTCGCGTTGTGGATGACCGAAGAGCTGCATGGCATGAGCTCCTCGATCGTGGGGTTCTTTCCCGTTGTCGTACTGCTCTCCACGGCCGTGTTCTCCGCCAAGGATCTCCAAGGCATGCCCTGGCACGTGCTCTGGTTGGTCGCGGGGGGCATTGCCCTGGGGGTGGGTGTCGGTACAACGGGGCTGGACAAGTGGTTGATCGGGCTCGTTCCCTGGGAAGGATTGTCCGAGCGGGTGATCACGGCGGTGCTGGCGATCGGTGCCCTGGCGCTGGGAACGCTCATCTCGCACAGCGCGACGGCCAACCTGCTCGTTCCGCTGGCCATGAGCATGGGCGCGGCCAGCACGATTGAGGTTCGTCCGATGGTCGGCGCCGTGTTTGTGGCGGTCGGTTCTTCGCTGGCCATGATGCTTCCCATCAGTACACCGCCGAACGCCATCGCGGTGAGCACCGGCACGGTGAAGACGAAGGATCTGGCGCTTGTCGGAGCGGCCGTCGGCATCGTGGGCTGGCTGTTGCTCGTGCTGGTGATGCCGTTTCTGTGGCAGGCGCTGGGGGTAATGTCGAAATGA
- a CDS encoding cyclic nucleotide-binding domain-containing protein, whose protein sequence is MTPPSADQHRYLIVCVDDEADLLDRLTSDVRAYCAGRIEVAACLNAEGALKALGSLDSSDVKVVAVIADHRMPEMSGVDLLLRLQTDPCLKTCRKILLSARTSSEEVTRLLKAGAVHRTLQKPWSVQDLRECLRTQLTEYCLRFAPEAAEQLSSLLDVDRMSHAYVETWQNVADIDSRLHAVQRSFLLDVNLADHQVEEAVVESVDRVLDRPPRREYARDDLLFREDDHVGEVFILLNGYVQLSRRADSRDVVFHTHSAGRIIGLLSLAQGQRAFFTCKAMTDLTVIPLSVEQLDQAMERDPTLSVHFVTALIRSLARRIKSTAELKVEVENLNARLKAERDQLADALHRLEAAQMQLVETGKLATLGELTAGIAHELNNPVAAIRRSAEFLAEDIAKLVERVPDGPECTAAMEHALMAVPVSTREIREKGRALFTVVGDDPLTRRLVKIGITDADAYRQSFGGLDARAREEHLSAMERYHELGVALRNIRSCGDRIAALVGSLRSYARTSEKPQEGVDLHEGLEDTLRLFGHALREVHVKRAYGDVPAIEGHPGELNQVWTNLIANALQAVKGAGEIRIETGRADAGHVRVSICDTGGGIPPEKLAHIFDMHFTTKEGRVEFGLGLGLPISRQIIARHGGTISVESEPGRTCFTVVLPVRIPRDLVEGAAT, encoded by the coding sequence ATGACGCCGCCATCAGCAGATCAACACCGGTATCTCATCGTCTGCGTGGACGACGAAGCCGATCTGCTGGACCGGTTGACGAGCGACGTGCGTGCCTATTGCGCCGGACGGATCGAAGTCGCAGCCTGCCTGAACGCCGAGGGAGCGCTCAAGGCACTCGGGTCGCTGGATTCATCCGATGTCAAGGTCGTGGCGGTGATTGCCGACCACCGCATGCCGGAGATGTCCGGCGTGGACCTGCTTCTGCGCTTGCAAACGGATCCATGTCTGAAGACATGCCGCAAGATTCTCCTTTCGGCGCGAACGAGTTCGGAGGAGGTCACGCGCCTGCTCAAGGCCGGCGCGGTCCACCGCACGCTCCAGAAGCCGTGGTCGGTCCAGGACTTGCGTGAGTGTCTGCGCACGCAACTGACGGAATACTGCCTGCGATTTGCGCCCGAGGCGGCGGAGCAGCTTTCCAGCCTGCTGGACGTGGATCGCATGTCGCACGCCTATGTGGAAACCTGGCAGAACGTCGCGGACATCGACTCGCGGCTGCACGCCGTTCAGCGCAGCTTCCTGCTGGACGTGAACCTGGCTGACCACCAGGTTGAAGAAGCTGTGGTGGAGAGCGTGGATCGCGTGCTGGACCGTCCGCCACGCCGTGAATACGCCAGAGACGACCTGCTCTTCCGAGAGGATGATCACGTCGGCGAAGTGTTCATTCTGCTGAACGGCTATGTGCAGCTCTCGCGCCGGGCGGACAGCCGGGATGTCGTTTTCCATACGCACTCGGCCGGGCGGATCATCGGCCTGCTCTCGCTCGCCCAGGGTCAACGGGCGTTCTTTACCTGCAAGGCCATGACCGACTTGACGGTCATTCCTTTGAGTGTCGAGCAGCTCGATCAGGCGATGGAACGCGATCCCACGCTGAGCGTTCATTTCGTGACGGCGCTGATCCGCTCGCTGGCGCGGCGGATCAAGAGCACGGCGGAGCTGAAGGTCGAGGTGGAGAATCTCAACGCGCGGCTGAAGGCGGAGCGCGACCAGTTGGCCGACGCCCTGCATCGACTGGAAGCGGCGCAGATGCAACTGGTCGAAACGGGCAAGCTGGCGACGCTCGGCGAGCTTACCGCGGGCATCGCCCACGAATTAAACAACCCGGTGGCGGCGATCCGCCGCTCGGCCGAGTTCCTTGCCGAGGACATCGCCAAACTTGTGGAGCGCGTTCCCGACGGTCCCGAATGTACGGCGGCGATGGAGCACGCGCTGATGGCCGTGCCGGTCTCTACCCGAGAGATCCGCGAGAAGGGGCGGGCACTGTTCACCGTGGTGGGAGACGATCCGCTCACGCGCCGCCTGGTGAAGATCGGCATTACCGATGCCGATGCGTACCGGCAGTCCTTCGGCGGGCTCGACGCGCGGGCACGGGAAGAACACCTCTCCGCGATGGAACGATACCACGAACTGGGCGTCGCCCTGCGCAATATCCGCAGTTGCGGTGACCGCATCGCCGCCCTGGTCGGCAGCCTGCGTTCGTACGCCCGCACCAGCGAGAAGCCCCAGGAAGGTGTGGATCTGCATGAGGGATTGGAGGATACGCTTCGGCTCTTCGGCCATGCGCTCCGGGAAGTCCATGTGAAGCGCGCGTACGGGGACGTACCTGCGATCGAAGGGCATCCGGGCGAACTCAACCAAGTGTGGACCAATCTTATCGCCAACGCGTTGCAGGCGGTGAAGGGTGCGGGGGAGATTCGGATCGAGACAGGGCGGGCGGACGCCGGGCACGTTCGGGTGAGCATCTGTGACACGGGCGGGGGAATTCCACCGGAGAAGCTCGCGCATATATTCGATATGCACTTCACCACCAAGGAGGGGCGCGTGGAGTTCGGCCTGGGGCTGGGTCTGCCCATCAGCCGGCAGATCATCGCGCGACACGGTGGAACGATCTCCGTGGAGTCCGAGCCCGGCCGGACGTGCTTCACGGTGGTGCTACCGGTCCGGATCCCGCGCGATCTCGTCGAAGGAGCCGCGACATGA
- a CDS encoding tetratricopeptide repeat protein, whose product MMSKWLRWSLASVVLVVGGCMRSEFTMSPAERQVLQRVDQSRLEQAEEAKVPKIRAQTRFAAGRLLEAQGRLNEAAEQYRRAVEEEPRFAEVHHHLGRLLSRVGNHEGAVKYLRRAAQLQPNNAAFHNDLGYVFMLQGSWADAENELQRAIELDNNFARATVNLGVCLGRQGRFDEAMVEFRRALPEPDAWYNLGLMYRGQQRYSEATSAFRRALELSPQLTAARTQIEQIGFIQPVVTQPDFPARPTQSAQVGRSEPRDDNAEANPTVWQGAQAGQSVSPPRQNDAPERGQNPVPPAQQAWKSNPPQRVIDPAVAEQLRAHQDELDRVRSERTCLEDAILRYAALSAEAGQKDRKIESLLKDYAFIQRNAPVDGAKGQDESANPSAGKAAGESSRTMNLQSNGYKPGKSHSASFAAEVIPVPPTDAWTMAAMHGGYDVSVDPVAMVTGEASTVPPAASRQRRASMSSTIQFATYDGDAGSLDAIWYDPAIQIAVCPPEGCGATHPAMDPELRQWIEEQSSSDEMFSILLNEIRCLEGERD is encoded by the coding sequence ATGATGTCGAAGTGGTTGAGGTGGTCGCTGGCGTCGGTCGTGCTTGTCGTTGGCGGTTGCATGCGGTCGGAGTTCACCATGTCGCCGGCCGAGCGGCAGGTGCTTCAGCGCGTGGACCAATCCAGGCTGGAACAGGCCGAAGAGGCGAAGGTTCCCAAGATCCGCGCGCAGACGCGGTTCGCGGCCGGGCGGCTCCTCGAGGCGCAAGGCCGTCTCAACGAGGCCGCGGAGCAGTATCGCCGGGCGGTGGAGGAGGAGCCGAGGTTCGCCGAAGTACACCACCACCTCGGTCGGCTGCTGAGCCGGGTCGGGAATCACGAGGGCGCGGTGAAGTACCTTCGTCGTGCCGCGCAACTCCAGCCGAACAACGCGGCGTTCCACAACGATCTTGGCTACGTCTTCATGCTTCAGGGTTCCTGGGCGGATGCGGAGAATGAGCTCCAGCGGGCGATTGAACTGGATAACAACTTCGCCCGCGCCACGGTGAATCTAGGTGTTTGCCTGGGGCGGCAGGGTCGCTTTGATGAAGCCATGGTCGAGTTTCGCCGGGCGCTGCCTGAGCCGGATGCCTGGTACAACCTTGGCCTGATGTATCGTGGGCAGCAGCGCTACTCGGAGGCGACGAGTGCCTTCCGCCGGGCGCTGGAGCTATCGCCGCAATTAACGGCGGCGCGTACGCAGATCGAGCAGATCGGGTTTATCCAACCTGTTGTGACGCAGCCCGATTTCCCGGCGCGGCCGACGCAAAGTGCCCAAGTTGGCCGAAGCGAACCACGGGATGACAACGCTGAGGCCAACCCAACCGTCTGGCAAGGCGCTCAAGCTGGTCAGTCCGTGAGCCCGCCGCGGCAAAACGACGCACCGGAGCGAGGGCAGAATCCGGTGCCCCCCGCTCAGCAGGCTTGGAAGAGCAATCCACCCCAGCGGGTGATCGATCCGGCGGTGGCCGAGCAGCTCCGTGCGCATCAGGATGAACTCGATCGGGTTCGGTCCGAGCGTACATGCCTGGAGGATGCCATTCTGCGATACGCGGCGCTCTCGGCCGAAGCGGGGCAGAAGGACCGGAAGATCGAGTCGCTGTTGAAGGACTATGCGTTCATTCAGAGGAACGCGCCGGTGGATGGGGCGAAGGGACAGGATGAGTCCGCGAACCCGTCAGCCGGCAAGGCAGCGGGGGAATCGTCCCGGACGATGAACTTGCAATCGAACGGCTACAAGCCCGGGAAATCGCATTCGGCGTCCTTCGCGGCGGAAGTCATTCCTGTTCCGCCTACGGATGCCTGGACGATGGCGGCGATGCACGGCGGCTATGACGTGAGTGTCGATCCGGTCGCGATGGTGACGGGTGAGGCCTCGACGGTGCCGCCGGCCGCTTCGCGGCAGCGGCGCGCATCGATGTCGAGCACCATTCAGTTTGCCACGTACGATGGTGATGCCGGCTCGCTGGATGCGATCTGGTACGACCCCGCGATCCAAATCGCCGTTTGTCCGCCGGAAGGCTGTGGCGCGACACACCCGGCCATGGACCCGGAACTTCGGCAGTGGATCGAGGAGCAGTCCAGTTCAGACGAGATGTTCTCCATCTTGTTGAACGAGATACGTTGTCTGGAGGGGGAGCGAGATTGA
- the cyaB gene encoding class IV adenylate cyclase gives MPLEIEAKFRVDSHEPVRDALRAAGALRLGLVMEWNVILDAADGTLRNRGCGLRVRSARDEESGDIKSTLTFKGPRTPGEFKSREEIEFELNDAGAACEMLARLGFAAILQYEKSRESWQLDDCRVELDEPPKIGLFVEIEGPDEASVQRVREKLRLGDTPVTQASYVRMLVEYCNQYDIEDRTLRL, from the coding sequence ATGCCCCTCGAGATCGAAGCCAAGTTCCGCGTTGATTCGCACGAGCCGGTGCGCGACGCCCTGCGCGCCGCAGGTGCACTTCGACTCGGCCTGGTGATGGAATGGAACGTCATCCTCGACGCGGCCGACGGGACCCTGCGGAATAGAGGCTGCGGCCTGCGCGTGCGCTCCGCGCGAGACGAGGAAAGCGGCGACATCAAATCCACGCTGACCTTCAAGGGGCCGCGGACACCGGGCGAGTTCAAGTCACGAGAGGAAATCGAGTTCGAGCTCAACGACGCCGGCGCCGCCTGCGAAATGCTCGCCCGCCTCGGCTTCGCTGCGATTCTTCAATACGAAAAAAGCCGCGAATCCTGGCAATTGGACGACTGCCGCGTGGAGCTCGATGAGCCGCCAAAGATCGGCCTTTTCGTGGAGATCGAAGGGCCGGACGAGGCCAGCGTTCAACGGGTGCGCGAGAAACTCCGCCTGGGCGACACGCCCGTCACGCAGGCTTCGTACGTGCGCATGCTGGTCGAATACTGCAATCAGTACGATATTGAAGATCGAACGCTTCGGCTTTGA
- a CDS encoding dipeptidase has translation MSGSPGHEFLPRARALHAESIVLDSHVDTTQRLLDPAWDFTRRDIVGHVDLPRLREGGINAVVFAIWSPAAEDPAECVASARRQIAAVNRLVQSLPEHLALARRASDVHEAVGAGRMAVLLAIEGGHLIGQSLDVLREFRAEGSIYLTLTHGTHNALADSAGIHEPLSPRHGGLSPFGRSVVVEMNRIGMLVDVSHVGDATFRDVAEISSAPFVASHSSCRAVSPHRRNLTDAMMETVAKSGGVVQITFPAAFVDPDFPAIDPAQMRRVRLQPPDPARPPIDHVTPLQCLVDHVDHALKRIGPEHVGIGSDFDGTLMLPEGLEDCSKLPMLTAALLERGWHEDDLVGLLGANMLRTMDRASGTASSSRDSRRR, from the coding sequence ATGTCAGGTTCACCCGGCCATGAGTTCCTCCCGCGGGCACGCGCCCTACACGCCGAAAGCATCGTCCTCGACAGCCACGTGGACACCACGCAACGGCTGCTCGACCCCGCTTGGGATTTCACCCGCAGGGACATCGTCGGGCACGTGGACCTCCCCCGCCTGCGCGAGGGCGGTATCAACGCTGTCGTGTTCGCCATATGGAGCCCCGCTGCCGAAGACCCCGCCGAGTGCGTGGCTTCCGCCCGCCGGCAGATCGCCGCCGTAAACCGGCTCGTGCAATCGCTTCCTGAACATCTCGCGCTCGCCCGCCGTGCCTCGGACGTTCACGAGGCCGTCGGCGCCGGGCGAATGGCCGTCCTGCTGGCCATCGAGGGCGGTCACCTCATCGGACAGTCGCTGGATGTCCTCCGCGAGTTCCGCGCCGAAGGGTCCATCTATTTGACACTCACCCATGGCACCCATAACGCCCTGGCGGACTCTGCCGGCATCCACGAACCGCTATCCCCCCGGCACGGTGGGCTCAGCCCGTTCGGGAGATCAGTCGTCGTAGAAATGAACCGCATCGGCATGCTCGTGGACGTTTCCCACGTCGGCGACGCGACCTTTCGCGATGTTGCCGAAATCTCCTCGGCTCCCTTTGTCGCCAGCCACTCGTCCTGCCGCGCGGTCAGCCCCCATCGGCGCAACCTCACCGACGCCATGATGGAAACCGTGGCCAAGTCCGGCGGCGTCGTCCAGATCACCTTTCCCGCGGCCTTCGTCGATCCCGACTTCCCCGCGATCGATCCAGCGCAGATGCGTCGCGTCCGACTTCAACCCCCCGACCCGGCCAGGCCCCCGATCGATCATGTCACGCCCCTGCAATGCCTCGTCGATCACGTCGATCATGCCTTGAAACGAATCGGCCCCGAACACGTCGGCATCGGATCGGACTTTGACGGCACCCTGATGCTCCCCGAGGGATTGGAAGACTGCTCGAAACTGCCCATGCTCACGGCCGCCCTCCTGGAGCGCGGGTGGCACGAGGACGACCTTGTGGGCCTGCTGGGCGCGAATATGCTACGCACGATGGACCGGGCATCGGGCACGGCCAGTTCCTCCAGAGATAGCCGCCGGCGCTGA